One window of Deinococcus malanensis genomic DNA carries:
- a CDS encoding DUF4384 domain-containing protein yields the protein MKNLMLVTGTLGVLAALGTAGATPTLSAQSIIVNPVANPVNVRVWTDRDPTGSRAPEYAPGEKIRLYTSVSQDSYVYLFNVDPQGTVDLILPNRYQGGGNFLKANTVKAFPASGDPFTFDIAAPYGMNKVLALASRTPLNIDQIATFKGQQSGFASVSVQGQNQLAQALSIVVRPVEQNTWDSATAFYNVVNRTPAAVAPPVSTAPVAAPLTTAPVRPGAIQPVPQASTPAPATSAPQTAQALSITPKASSPWGTAREWKTTLDTSRSVAQVHADYAALLKAEGYNAVSTKTKNKETSSEYRNARGGKAELSVKQKGKRIEVKVERK from the coding sequence ATGAAGAACCTGATGTTGGTAACAGGCACCCTCGGGGTTCTGGCGGCGCTGGGTACGGCTGGCGCGACGCCGACCCTGAGTGCGCAAAGCATCATCGTCAATCCGGTAGCCAATCCTGTAAATGTGCGGGTGTGGACCGACCGCGATCCCACCGGCAGCCGCGCTCCTGAGTACGCCCCGGGAGAAAAGATCCGGCTGTACACCAGTGTGAGCCAGGATAGCTACGTGTACCTGTTCAACGTCGATCCGCAGGGCACGGTGGACCTGATCCTGCCCAACCGCTACCAGGGTGGGGGCAACTTCCTGAAGGCAAATACCGTGAAGGCTTTCCCGGCCTCGGGCGACCCCTTTACCTTCGATATCGCCGCTCCCTACGGTATGAACAAGGTACTGGCGCTGGCCAGCCGCACCCCTCTGAACATCGATCAGATCGCGACCTTCAAAGGACAGCAGAGCGGCTTTGCCAGCGTCAGCGTGCAGGGGCAGAACCAGCTGGCCCAGGCGCTGAGCATCGTGGTCCGGCCGGTCGAGCAGAACACCTGGGACAGTGCCACGGCCTTTTATAACGTGGTCAACCGCACACCAGCCGCTGTGGCGCCCCCTGTCTCCACGGCCCCGGTCGCCGCGCCGCTGACCACCGCCCCGGTCCGCCCCGGCGCGATCCAGCCTGTTCCCCAGGCCAGCACCCCGGCTCCAGCCACAAGCGCGCCACAGACGGCCCAGGCGCTGTCGATCACTCCTAAGGCAAGCAGCCCCTGGGGCACGGCCCGCGAGTGGAAAACCACACTGGACACCAGCCGCAGTGTGGCGCAGGTCCACGCCGACTACGCTGCCCTGCTCAAGGCCGAGGGGTACAACGCCGTGAGCACCAAAACCAAGAACAAGGAAACCAGCAGCGAGTACCGCAATGCCCGGGGAGGCAAAGCGGAACTGAGCGTCAAGCAGAAGGGCAAGCGCATTGAAGTCAAGGTGGAGCGCAAGTAA
- a CDS encoding copper chaperone PCu(A)C: MFSRTFLVLSASVLLLALPVAAGHESHGQLRPGAAAPAEVRVVSARVLAVPPGIRDTSAFISLRNTGTRPLVLRAVSTPLAGHSMLMITRKDAQSRTSMKIVQSLNLPARGTLPMAPSGNHLMVMGLKRALKVGQKLPFTLTFSDGRTLKVSATVYKP, from the coding sequence ATGTTCTCACGCACCTTCCTGGTCCTGAGTGCCAGCGTGCTGTTGCTGGCCCTTCCGGTCGCTGCCGGGCATGAAAGCCACGGCCAGCTACGGCCGGGAGCGGCTGCTCCGGCGGAGGTCAGGGTCGTCAGCGCCCGGGTGCTTGCGGTGCCGCCCGGGATCCGGGATACCAGTGCTTTTATCTCCCTGCGCAACACCGGCACCCGGCCGCTGGTGCTCAGGGCTGTCAGCACCCCGCTGGCCGGGCACAGCATGCTGATGATCACCCGCAAGGACGCCCAGAGCCGCACGAGCATGAAAATAGTGCAGAGCCTGAACCTGCCGGCCCGGGGCACCCTGCCCATGGCGCCCAGCGGAAACCACCTGATGGTCATGGGGCTCAAACGGGCGCTGAAGGTCGGACAGAAGCTGCCGTTTACCCTGACCTTCAGTGACGGACGCACCCTGAAAGTCAGTGCCACCGTGTATAAACCATGA
- a CDS encoding cytochrome c oxidase assembly protein, whose translation MSILDTPSNLNPTLGDLLTLHADPLFLVPTLLAAAAYFWRFAQARRTDEGRARWPVWRAALFGSGIVLLLLTTQSLAATLTQSSMALYMGRLMILAEIVPPLLVLGIPRGVQLSPRRGLGRVLNVLLDPWLALAVWSAVIIYWNVPAGFNASVVTNTAAALLPALYLLSSLLVWAVILRPLPAVQAATIGSRGWFGLLAALPMMAVAAVWLYSPRVLYTPYVNALCLWNLTPLQNQQWSGWIMMMAGLPSLALALIQLMAWLIQLSEGQGMPRPAPSAEPQPPGPPSQS comes from the coding sequence GTGAGCATTCTGGATACTCCTTCCAACCTCAACCCCACGCTGGGCGACCTGCTGACCCTGCATGCCGACCCGCTGTTCCTGGTGCCCACCCTGCTGGCGGCGGCGGCGTACTTCTGGCGTTTCGCCCAGGCCCGCCGCACGGACGAAGGCCGCGCCCGCTGGCCGGTCTGGCGCGCGGCGCTGTTCGGCAGCGGCATAGTGCTGCTGCTGCTGACCACCCAGAGCCTCGCTGCCACGCTGACGCAGAGCAGCATGGCGCTGTACATGGGCCGACTCATGATCCTGGCTGAAATTGTGCCGCCGCTGCTGGTGCTGGGCATTCCACGTGGCGTGCAGCTCAGTCCGCGACGGGGGCTGGGCCGGGTGCTGAACGTGCTGCTGGACCCCTGGCTGGCGCTGGCGGTGTGGAGCGCGGTCATCATTTACTGGAACGTGCCGGCCGGCTTTAACGCCAGCGTGGTGACCAACACCGCCGCCGCGCTGCTTCCGGCGCTGTATCTGCTGAGCAGCCTGCTGGTGTGGGCCGTGATTCTGCGCCCACTGCCGGCGGTGCAGGCGGCCACCATCGGTTCACGTGGCTGGTTCGGGCTGCTGGCAGCCCTGCCCATGATGGCGGTCGCGGCCGTGTGGCTGTATTCGCCTCGGGTGCTGTATACGCCTTACGTCAACGCCCTGTGTCTGTGGAACCTGACCCCGCTGCAAAATCAGCAGTGGAGCGGCTGGATCATGATGATGGCGGGGCTGCCGTCGCTGGCGCTGGCCCTGATACAGCTGATGGCCTGGTTGATCCAGCTCAGTGAAGGTCAGGGGATGCCCAGGCCTGCACCATCAGCGGAGCCCCAGCCTCCTGGGCCCCCCTCACAATCCTGA
- a CDS encoding RNA polymerase sigma factor: MVYPNVTDLSTTPPAPDLLAPELHERLVAGDEAAWYSFVQTYEGRMYGYLYRLEGNSEDALDLTQEVFYRAWRSIRTFRPGERVLPWLYQVARNTQIESHRRKQLQRFSLEEAREDAGFEVTSGARSPVQAAESADAQDRVQRALLRLPTEYREAVVLRFVEDLSYDEIAQIQGVAVGTAKSRVFRAKEQLSDLLADVADVH; encoded by the coding sequence ATGGTGTATCCCAACGTGACTGACCTGAGCACCACCCCACCCGCTCCCGACCTGCTCGCGCCTGAACTGCACGAGCGGCTGGTGGCCGGCGATGAAGCCGCCTGGTACAGCTTCGTGCAGACCTACGAGGGGCGCATGTACGGTTACCTGTACCGCCTGGAAGGCAACAGCGAGGACGCCCTGGACCTCACGCAAGAGGTGTTTTACCGGGCGTGGCGCAGCATCCGCACCTTCCGTCCCGGCGAGCGGGTGCTGCCCTGGCTGTATCAGGTGGCTCGCAATACCCAGATCGAGTCACACCGCCGTAAGCAGTTGCAGCGCTTCAGTCTCGAAGAAGCCCGTGAGGACGCCGGCTTCGAGGTCACCAGCGGGGCGCGCTCTCCGGTACAGGCCGCCGAAAGTGCCGACGCTCAGGACCGGGTGCAGCGGGCCCTGCTGCGGCTGCCCACCGAATACCGCGAGGCCGTGGTGCTGCGCTTCGTGGAGGACCTGAGCTACGACGAGATCGCACAGATTCAGGGGGTCGCCGTCGGAACCGCCAAAAGCCGCGTATTCCGGGCCAAGGAGCAGCTCTCGGACCTGCTGGCCGATGTCGCCGACGTCCACTAG
- the pdhA gene encoding pyruvate dehydrogenase (acetyl-transferring) E1 component subunit alpha: MTRKKTPKAAPVAETDAFEASAAAYDDASGSMFQILAPDGTLTRPDLLPSADVQMRLYREMRRARHFDERGWVLYRQGRLGVFPPFGGMEASQCGTAAALTSDDWLFPTYRDTGAALTLGLPIARTLAYWRTSPHGWAMPENLKVLPFYIPIATQYPQAVGAALAEQRRGTRNVAMAFIGDGGSSEGDFHEALNFAGALNAPCVFILQNNGWAISVPTRSQTKATNLSRRAEGYGIPGVRVDGNDVLATWHVTNEAVQRARAGEGPTLIETVTYRIKPHTVADDPSRYRTEEDNAGWAEKDPVERMRRHLLSSGLMTEHSEAELLAEVAAEFEAALQEADSYPDPTPAEILDHVFAEPTPQLRKQRAELLDEVDA; this comes from the coding sequence ATGACCCGCAAGAAGACCCCTAAGGCCGCCCCCGTGGCCGAGACCGATGCCTTCGAGGCTTCGGCCGCCGCCTACGACGACGCGTCGGGCAGCATGTTTCAGATTCTGGCTCCGGACGGCACACTGACCCGTCCGGACCTGCTTCCTTCTGCCGACGTGCAGATGCGTCTGTACCGCGAGATGCGCCGCGCGAGGCACTTCGACGAGCGTGGCTGGGTGCTGTACCGTCAGGGCCGCCTGGGCGTCTTCCCGCCCTTCGGGGGCATGGAAGCCAGCCAGTGTGGCACCGCCGCTGCGCTGACCAGCGACGACTGGCTGTTTCCCACCTACCGGGATACCGGCGCGGCCCTGACCCTGGGGCTGCCGATTGCCCGCACGCTGGCCTACTGGCGCACCAGCCCGCACGGCTGGGCGATGCCCGAAAACCTCAAGGTGCTGCCGTTCTATATCCCGATCGCTACGCAGTACCCCCAGGCAGTCGGCGCCGCACTGGCCGAACAGCGTCGGGGCACCCGCAACGTCGCGATGGCCTTTATCGGCGACGGTGGCAGCAGCGAGGGTGACTTTCACGAGGCACTGAACTTTGCTGGCGCCCTGAACGCTCCATGTGTATTTATCCTGCAGAACAACGGCTGGGCCATCAGCGTGCCCACCCGCAGCCAGACCAAGGCCACCAATCTCAGCCGCCGCGCCGAGGGCTACGGCATTCCCGGGGTGCGCGTGGACGGCAACGACGTGCTGGCCACCTGGCACGTCACCAACGAGGCGGTGCAGCGCGCCCGCGCCGGCGAAGGCCCCACCCTGATCGAGACCGTGACCTACCGCATCAAGCCGCACACCGTGGCTGACGATCCCAGCCGCTACCGCACCGAGGAGGACAACGCGGGCTGGGCCGAAAAGGACCCGGTGGAGCGCATGCGCCGCCACCTGCTGAGCAGTGGGTTGATGACCGAGCACAGTGAAGCTGAGTTGCTCGCCGAGGTCGCCGCAGAATTTGAGGCCGCCCTGCAGGAGGCCGACAGCTACCCCGACCCCACCCCGGCCGAGATCCTGGATCACGTGTTCGCCGAACCCACGCCCCAACTCCGCAAACAGCGGGCCGAACTGCTCGACGAGGTGGACGCATGA
- a CDS encoding SCO family protein: MTELSAPQPAAQVPSADHAETTALPQRPWYVSALLAVCAVTLLLAGAWGFARLKSPYPFYGTAYNADTSASAFQGTDHNRRPFTFTPGQRGGKTTALFFGFTHCPNICPLSLAYLDKVRQALPAEERDRFEVIMVSVDPQRDTPERLNAYVTFFGQAQGINVPPEALKDVARAYGVSAQKADVKGEAEYQINHTTATYLIDSAGKLRVLWDYTQLPQVDRVLKDVQYVMDHPTS, translated from the coding sequence GTGACCGAACTCTCTGCTCCCCAACCCGCAGCTCAAGTGCCTTCCGCCGATCACGCCGAGACCACGGCGCTGCCCCAGCGGCCCTGGTACGTGTCGGCGCTGCTGGCGGTCTGCGCCGTGACGCTGCTGCTGGCTGGCGCCTGGGGCTTTGCGCGGCTGAAAAGTCCGTACCCGTTCTACGGTACGGCTTACAACGCCGACACGTCGGCCAGCGCCTTTCAGGGCACGGATCACAACCGCAGACCGTTCACCTTTACTCCAGGCCAGAGGGGAGGGAAGACCACAGCCCTGTTTTTCGGGTTTACGCACTGCCCGAACATCTGCCCCCTGTCTCTGGCCTACCTGGACAAGGTCCGTCAGGCCCTGCCCGCGGAGGAGCGCGACCGCTTCGAGGTCATCATGGTCAGCGTGGACCCACAGCGCGACACGCCCGAACGGCTGAACGCCTACGTCACGTTCTTTGGGCAGGCGCAGGGGATCAACGTGCCGCCTGAAGCGCTGAAAGACGTGGCCCGGGCCTACGGGGTCAGCGCCCAGAAAGCCGACGTGAAAGGTGAAGCCGAGTACCAGATCAACCACACCACCGCCACCTACCTGATCGACAGCGCCGGCAAGCTGCGGGTGCTGTGGGACTACACCCAGCTTCCTCAGGTGGACCGGGTTCTTAAGGACGTGCAGTACGTCATGGATCATCCCACCTCGTGA
- a CDS encoding CAP domain-containing protein, protein MLSALIHSSRTRSVIRHAALTLALAAVPWSAWVQAQSSAQVPFRIGYRTDSSMGAPLQVSFQASVPTEHRVEWVFGDGAVAAGPQVSHTYYRTGKYEVQATLFDPTGRAVSRATGELNVRSSGPERAEMTVLIGRGTLRLSSAGSVVYAPGTPSFQVNGKKVGTGPVQVTEGPVDLAVRLTGQGGNTLERRLSFRMAALGGSVPFETEVLRLTNRARAQGFNCATLREGGRALPPLKQQSALDVAALAQSAGMALQGYFDHTSALDGSSPLRRVQAAGFAPSVAAENIAAGQRTPEEVVTSWLRSPGHCRNIMGDFSLIGLSYVDRPGTKFGRYWTQVFAKP, encoded by the coding sequence GTGCTGTCTGCCCTGATCCACTCTTCCCGCACGCGCTCCGTCATACGCCACGCGGCCCTGACCCTGGCACTGGCCGCCGTTCCCTGGTCCGCCTGGGTGCAGGCTCAGAGCAGCGCGCAGGTGCCTTTCCGCATCGGCTACCGGACCGACAGCAGCATGGGCGCGCCGCTGCAGGTCAGCTTTCAGGCCAGCGTTCCGACTGAGCACCGGGTCGAATGGGTGTTCGGAGATGGAGCCGTGGCCGCGGGTCCGCAGGTCAGCCATACCTATTACCGGACCGGCAAGTACGAGGTGCAGGCCACCCTGTTCGACCCCACCGGGCGGGCCGTGAGCCGGGCCACCGGCGAACTCAATGTGCGCTCCAGTGGCCCCGAGCGTGCCGAGATGACGGTCCTGATCGGCCGTGGCACGCTGCGCCTGAGTTCGGCGGGCAGCGTCGTGTACGCGCCGGGCACGCCGTCGTTTCAGGTGAACGGGAAGAAGGTCGGCACGGGGCCGGTGCAGGTGACCGAGGGCCCGGTGGACCTTGCCGTGCGGCTCACCGGACAAGGCGGGAATACCCTGGAGCGCCGGCTGTCGTTCCGGATGGCTGCGCTGGGCGGCAGCGTGCCCTTCGAGACGGAGGTGCTGCGTCTGACCAACCGGGCCCGCGCCCAGGGCTTCAACTGCGCCACACTGCGCGAAGGGGGCCGTGCGCTTCCTCCCCTGAAACAGCAGTCCGCCCTGGACGTGGCGGCGCTGGCCCAGTCGGCTGGCATGGCCCTGCAGGGCTACTTTGACCACACCAGCGCCCTGGACGGCAGTTCACCTCTGCGGCGCGTTCAGGCGGCCGGATTCGCGCCCAGCGTGGCGGCCGAGAATATCGCGGCCGGACAGCGGACTCCGGAGGAAGTCGTCACCAGCTGGCTGCGTAGCCCAGGCCACTGCCGCAACATCATGGGTGACTTCTCACTGATCGGGCTGTCGTATGTGGACCGCCCGGGCACCAAGTTCGGGCGGTACTGGACCCAGGTCTTCGCCAAACCCTGA
- a CDS encoding LacI family DNA-binding transcriptional regulator, with translation MRKPTIQDVARRAGVGVGTVSRVLNNHVAVKGVTRETVLKAIADLEYTPNPHARRIAGGKSYTISVLLPVLTTEFYTRLLDGLEAAFQEARYDVAIFPLLDRSRLERYLGSHTLAYQADGLVMATYNLTTLFHERRMRTQQPTVLVDAHADNVDCAYMDNVTGGRLAGEYASSLPGALYAIWVETELDQLFSTRVFEDRRSGFLEATQRAGRGVRGEFISSFDTLAARNTAASLLDEIRATPGGLPATVFASADLLAGALLDEAHLRGLKVGEDLRIIGFDDQPWAAARGLTTLHQPVESMGYEAAQLLLSRLNGHRGPPRARRFEPTLICRETA, from the coding sequence ATGCGCAAACCCACTATTCAGGATGTTGCCCGCCGGGCCGGAGTCGGGGTGGGCACCGTGTCGCGCGTGCTGAACAACCACGTGGCCGTCAAGGGCGTGACCCGCGAAACGGTCCTCAAGGCTATTGCCGATCTGGAATACACGCCCAACCCCCACGCCCGCCGGATCGCGGGCGGCAAAAGCTACACCATCAGCGTGCTGCTGCCGGTGCTGACCACCGAGTTCTACACCCGGCTGCTCGACGGGCTGGAGGCGGCGTTTCAGGAAGCGCGCTACGACGTGGCAATTTTTCCCCTGCTGGACCGCTCCCGGCTGGAGCGTTACCTGGGCTCGCACACCCTGGCCTATCAGGCCGACGGGCTGGTGATGGCCACTTACAACCTGACGACCCTGTTCCATGAGCGGCGCATGCGCACGCAGCAGCCCACCGTGCTGGTGGATGCCCATGCCGACAATGTGGACTGCGCCTACATGGACAACGTCACCGGCGGGCGTCTGGCCGGCGAGTACGCCTCGAGCCTGCCCGGCGCCCTGTACGCCATCTGGGTGGAGACCGAACTCGACCAGCTGTTCTCCACCCGGGTCTTCGAGGACCGCCGCAGTGGATTTCTGGAAGCCACGCAGCGCGCGGGACGGGGGGTCCGCGGTGAGTTCATCTCCAGCTTCGACACCCTCGCCGCGCGCAATACTGCCGCGTCGCTGCTCGACGAGATCCGGGCCACCCCCGGGGGACTGCCGGCCACGGTCTTCGCCTCGGCCGACCTGCTGGCCGGCGCCCTGCTGGACGAGGCCCACCTGCGCGGTCTCAAGGTCGGCGAGGACCTGCGGATCATCGGCTTTGACGACCAGCCCTGGGCGGCGGCGCGCGGCCTGACCACCCTGCACCAGCCGGTAGAGAGCATGGGCTATGAGGCGGCGCAACTGCTGCTCTCACGCCTGAACGGTCACCGCGGCCCGCCCCGCGCCCGGCGTTTTGAGCCGACCCTGATCTGCCGCGAAACCGCCTGA
- a CDS encoding sensor histidine kinase, translating to MKLLSLLQGVPRAVLLRETALALLPALLTLGLLLLATQPAYRTLIDNKETWSPYEYRALAQELQTYQIARLDPTVTTDERRRSWERALSSASTPGQFYELALVENYGEARLVSIKEDLQRNTPSSVRRAVMTALRLNAQADTFTRVRGPVPALQRLRSALILTAGLTALMSLLLITRALLMWRTERERRSRREARQREALSLASHELRRPLQSLLLASDLLRHAQSAEQRQHLLSLIEDSVVQLDSRADLTRLNDLYLDVSLRVQRTDLRPLVQRLAARRVDVCVPDAPLVWPVDANRVRQVLENLVENALKYTTGLVEVRLCLAGNRPEITVRDYGPGIPPALIERVFLPYERGPQGLDDGHGLGLALVRRYARAHGGDVCLSHAPDGGLIATVRLGEPSSLLSEPARAGLSLRP from the coding sequence GTGAAGTTGCTGTCCCTGCTGCAGGGAGTCCCCCGCGCGGTTCTGCTGCGTGAAACAGCCCTGGCCCTGCTTCCAGCTTTATTGACGCTGGGGCTGCTGCTGCTGGCTACGCAGCCTGCTTACCGTACCCTGATCGACAACAAGGAAACCTGGTCACCTTATGAGTACCGCGCGCTGGCACAGGAGCTGCAGACGTATCAGATTGCCCGCCTTGATCCCACCGTAACCACGGATGAACGTCGCAGAAGCTGGGAGAGGGCGCTGTCCAGTGCCAGTACGCCGGGGCAGTTTTACGAACTGGCACTGGTGGAAAACTACGGCGAAGCTCGACTGGTCAGCATCAAAGAGGACCTGCAGCGCAACACCCCGTCAAGCGTCAGGCGTGCGGTTATGACTGCGCTGCGCCTGAACGCCCAGGCGGACACGTTTACCAGGGTCCGGGGCCCCGTACCAGCCTTGCAACGCCTGCGCTCTGCCCTGATCCTGACTGCGGGTCTGACAGCCCTGATGAGCCTGCTGCTTATTACCCGCGCCCTGCTGATGTGGCGCACCGAACGGGAACGGCGCTCGCGGCGCGAAGCCCGGCAGCGTGAGGCCCTGAGCCTGGCCAGTCACGAGCTGCGCCGCCCGCTGCAGTCACTGCTGCTGGCCAGCGACCTGCTGCGGCACGCCCAGAGCGCCGAGCAGCGCCAGCACCTGCTGTCCCTGATTGAGGACAGCGTGGTGCAGCTTGACAGCCGCGCGGACCTGACCCGCCTGAACGACCTGTACCTGGACGTGAGCCTGCGGGTGCAGCGCACGGACCTGCGCCCTCTGGTGCAGCGTCTGGCGGCGCGGCGCGTGGACGTCTGCGTGCCCGACGCGCCGCTGGTGTGGCCGGTGGATGCCAACCGGGTCCGTCAGGTGCTGGAGAACCTGGTGGAAAACGCCCTCAAATACACGACCGGTCTGGTGGAGGTCCGGCTGTGCCTGGCCGGCAACCGGCCCGAGATCACGGTCCGCGATTACGGCCCAGGTATTCCGCCGGCCCTGATCGAGCGCGTCTTTCTGCCTTATGAGCGTGGTCCTCAGGGCCTGGACGACGGACACGGCCTGGGGCTGGCACTGGTCCGGCGCTACGCACGCGCCCACGGCGGAGACGTGTGTCTCTCGCACGCGCCGGACGGCGGGCTTATAGCCACCGTGCGGCTGGGTGAGCCGTCCTCGCTGCTGTCTGAGCCTGCCCGCGCTGGCCTGAGCCTGCGGCCCTAG
- a CDS encoding molybdopterin-dependent oxidoreductase, whose translation MFSPGAGLAAVALILALVAGTPTRLASARSDAGVKSESATAVARVGDLALVPRTTKPHRHARLLPPPLAGYRYLRAAGLRPPAGPAQRVLLTVETRTGKKQTYTLAQLRALPAMRYTTFHPQLRESYTYEGVPLRDLAAAGGFVGQDLRVYAENGYVTTIRARDYHHEAMLLAYHANGKAIPVLQKGPLTVVMPPDEKRFPAREYGYAWVWWVDRITPAP comes from the coding sequence ATGTTTTCTCCAGGTGCGGGACTTGCCGCAGTGGCCCTGATACTGGCGCTGGTGGCCGGCACCCCAACCCGCTTGGCTTCCGCCCGTTCGGATGCTGGTGTCAAATCCGAGTCAGCCACCGCAGTGGCCCGTGTAGGTGATCTGGCGCTCGTCCCCCGCACCACCAAGCCACATCGCCATGCCCGGCTTCTGCCCCCTCCGCTGGCCGGATACCGGTACCTGCGTGCAGCAGGGCTGCGCCCGCCAGCCGGTCCGGCGCAGCGCGTCCTGCTCACGGTAGAAACCCGGACAGGCAAAAAGCAGACCTACACCCTGGCACAGCTCAGGGCGCTGCCAGCCATGCGGTACACCACGTTTCATCCACAGCTGCGCGAGAGCTATACCTATGAAGGCGTGCCGCTGCGCGATCTGGCCGCGGCTGGCGGATTTGTGGGACAGGACCTGCGTGTTTATGCGGAGAATGGGTACGTGACGACGATCCGCGCACGCGATTACCACCACGAGGCGATGCTGCTGGCCTACCACGCCAATGGCAAGGCCATTCCGGTGCTGCAGAAAGGACCGCTGACGGTCGTGATGCCGCCGGACGAGAAGCGCTTTCCTGCCCGGGAATACGGCTATGCGTGGGTGTGGTGGGTGGACCGCATCACGCCCGCACCGTGA
- a CDS encoding alpha-ketoacid dehydrogenase subunit beta produces the protein MTATASKTKTMTMVAAINEALDLALANDPAVHIFGEDVGVMGGVFRATDGLQAKYGVERVFDTPLAEAGIVGMGIGMGLAGLKPVAEIQFAGFLYPALDQILSHLGRYRHRTRSRYHLPMVIRAPYGGGVHTPEQHADSPEAILAHTPGVKVVIPSTPSDAKGLLLSAINDPDPVFFFEAIKLYRSVKEEVPEGDYRVPLGKARVVTQGDDVTVVCYGGMVEVAQKAAEAARTAGIGVEVIDLRTLVPMDTETVLQSVEKTGRVVIVTEAPRTAGFHSEISATIAEEAIEFLRAPIVRVTGYDAPYPPFTAIEDVYRPNPLRVAKAIKKVMAY, from the coding sequence ATGACTGCCACAGCCAGCAAGACCAAGACGATGACCATGGTCGCCGCCATCAACGAGGCCCTGGACCTCGCCCTGGCCAACGATCCTGCTGTGCACATCTTCGGCGAGGACGTCGGCGTGATGGGCGGGGTATTCCGCGCCACCGACGGCCTGCAGGCCAAATACGGTGTGGAGCGGGTGTTTGATACCCCACTGGCCGAAGCCGGCATCGTGGGCATGGGCATCGGCATGGGGCTGGCCGGGCTCAAGCCGGTGGCCGAAATTCAGTTCGCGGGCTTCCTGTACCCGGCGCTGGACCAGATCCTGTCGCACCTGGGCCGCTACCGGCACCGCACCCGCAGCCGTTACCACCTGCCGATGGTGATTCGCGCGCCCTACGGCGGCGGGGTCCACACCCCCGAACAGCATGCCGACAGTCCTGAGGCCATCCTGGCGCACACCCCGGGCGTGAAGGTCGTGATTCCCAGCACGCCGTCCGACGCCAAGGGTCTGCTGCTGTCGGCCATCAACGATCCGGACCCGGTCTTCTTCTTCGAGGCGATCAAGCTCTACCGCAGCGTCAAGGAGGAGGTGCCCGAGGGCGATTACCGCGTGCCGCTGGGCAAGGCCCGGGTGGTCACCCAGGGCGACGATGTGACCGTGGTCTGCTACGGGGGCATGGTCGAGGTCGCCCAGAAGGCCGCCGAGGCTGCCCGCACGGCTGGCATTGGCGTGGAGGTCATCGATTTGCGCACGCTGGTCCCCATGGACACCGAAACCGTGCTGCAGAGTGTCGAGAAGACCGGCCGGGTCGTCATCGTGACCGAGGCGCCGCGTACTGCCGGGTTCCATAGCGAGATCAGTGCCACCATTGCCGAGGAGGCCATCGAATTCCTGCGTGCGCCCATCGTCCGTGTGACTGGATATGACGCGCCGTATCCTCCATTCACTGCCATCGAGGACGTGTACCGTCCGAACCCGCTGCGGGTGGCTAAAGCCATCAAGAAGGTTATGGCCTACTGA
- a CDS encoding FUN14 domain-containing protein has product MSAAAPADPSDTGRILDALQPLLPDLSVGALLGFATGVALRHIGRVVLIVVGVLFVTLQLLAYAELISINWLRVQALTEPWLRQGGEQGAQWLGRVLTANLPFAGAFSGGLVLGLRARA; this is encoded by the coding sequence TTGAGCGCCGCTGCCCCCGCCGACCCCTCCGACACAGGACGCATTCTGGACGCGCTCCAGCCGCTCCTGCCCGATCTCAGCGTGGGCGCCCTGCTGGGGTTTGCAACCGGCGTGGCCCTGAGACATATCGGGCGCGTCGTCCTGATCGTGGTGGGTGTGCTGTTTGTGACGCTGCAGCTGCTGGCCTACGCCGAGCTGATCAGCATCAACTGGCTGAGGGTCCAGGCCCTCACCGAACCGTGGCTGCGTCAGGGTGGCGAGCAGGGGGCCCAGTGGCTGGGCCGGGTCCTGACCGCCAACCTGCCTTTTGCCGGGGCCTTCAGCGGAGGCCTGGTTCTGGGCCTGCGCGCCCGCGCCTGA